The proteins below come from a single Geobacillus thermoleovorans genomic window:
- a CDS encoding BrxA/BrxB family bacilliredoxin, translating to MFQFQFPLYNDIVEQARREAVEAGFEELRTPEDVDAAFRRPGTTLVLINSVCGCAGGIARPAAAHAVHYDKRPDHLVTVFAGQDKEATARAREYFVGEPPSSPSFALLKDGKLCAMLHRHDIEGHEPVAVVQKLQALFDEYCEEV from the coding sequence ATGTTCCAATTTCAATTTCCGCTCTATAACGACATCGTCGAACAAGCGCGGCGCGAAGCGGTCGAAGCCGGATTTGAAGAACTGCGCACGCCGGAAGACGTCGATGCGGCATTCCGCCGTCCGGGCACAACGCTTGTCCTCATCAACTCGGTGTGCGGCTGCGCCGGCGGCATCGCCCGTCCGGCAGCGGCCCACGCGGTTCATTACGACAAGCGCCCGGACCATTTGGTGACCGTCTTTGCCGGCCAAGACAAAGAAGCAACCGCCCGCGCGCGCGAATATTTTGTCGGCGAGCCGCCATCCTCGCCGTCGTTCGCCTTGTTAAAAGACGGGAAATTGTGCGCCATGCTGCACCGACACGACATCGAAGGGCACGAACCGGTCGCCGTCGTGCAAAAGCTGCAGGCGCTGTTCGATGAATATTGTGAGGAAGTGTGA